The Rhodocytophaga rosea genome has a segment encoding these proteins:
- a CDS encoding SgcJ/EcaC family oxidoreductase — MDTTQIKTSQVDADSIQEVFATLATAWNTADADLFSSVFTPDADYVTFNGQHLKGREAIAQVHMDLWRKFLKGSRLVSAEPMQIRFVHETLAIAHGKGAVLMRWQKKPSENRLSINTNVLIKQNGQWYITAFHNCRIQKMPWFIRLFAK; from the coding sequence ATGGATACTACTCAAATAAAAACTTCTCAAGTGGATGCAGATTCTATTCAGGAAGTGTTTGCTACACTTGCCACTGCCTGGAACACGGCGGATGCCGATTTGTTCAGTTCGGTGTTTACACCAGATGCAGACTACGTTACCTTTAATGGGCAACACCTGAAAGGGCGGGAAGCCATTGCGCAGGTACATATGGACTTATGGAGAAAATTTCTGAAAGGCTCAAGGCTGGTATCGGCCGAACCTATGCAAATCCGTTTTGTACACGAAACACTGGCAATTGCCCATGGCAAAGGGGCAGTTTTAATGCGGTGGCAGAAAAAACCATCAGAAAACCGCCTATCCATTAATACGAATGTGCTTATTAAACAGAATGGCCAGTGGTACATTACCGCTTTTCATAACTGCCGCATTCAGAAAATGCCCTGGTTTATCCGTTTATTCGCGAAATGA
- a CDS encoding MarR family winged helix-turn-helix transcriptional regulator — translation MNTLVKLVNEWDAYTQQHSAATIEDFCRFYLVKNHSGNSTTKESCPEDQSRLVKSIAMLMASFNLYYRAAMEESSFPFPEAFYFLNVLKKNGKMKKTALIGMLHMEYTTGMEGIRKLTEAGYIIEETDETDKRAKIISLSQRGEEALPEGYTYMSKIAHILFGIMTENAIKLCLQLLEDVVEQNAILSTEFKNTGFEEMYQQIQKTRSISGDTKQSARKVV, via the coding sequence ATGAATACATTAGTTAAGCTCGTGAACGAGTGGGACGCCTATACGCAGCAACACAGTGCAGCCACCATTGAGGATTTTTGCCGGTTTTACCTGGTTAAAAATCATTCGGGGAATTCAACAACGAAAGAAAGCTGCCCGGAGGATCAATCAAGGCTTGTAAAGAGTATAGCAATGCTGATGGCTAGTTTTAACCTGTATTACAGAGCAGCCATGGAAGAAAGCAGTTTTCCTTTTCCGGAAGCATTCTATTTCCTGAATGTATTGAAGAAAAATGGTAAAATGAAAAAGACAGCTTTGATCGGAATGCTTCACATGGAATACACGACCGGTATGGAGGGAATCAGAAAACTAACGGAAGCAGGCTATATCATTGAAGAAACCGACGAAACTGATAAACGGGCAAAAATAATAAGCCTTTCACAAAGAGGGGAAGAAGCATTGCCGGAGGGGTATACGTACATGAGTAAAATTGCGCATATCTTATTTGGTATCATGACCGAAAATGCCATAAAGTTATGTTTGCAGTTGCTGGAAGATGTAGTGGAACAAAATGCAATACTTTCTACTGAATTTAAAAATACAGGATTTGAAGAAATGTATCAGCAGATTCAGAAGACCCGTTCTATATCTGGAGATACAAAACAGTCAGCCAGAAAGGTTGTATAA
- a CDS encoding cyclase family protein has translation MKRKLSWLLILSCFASVGCSTKQAAFPAGKWVDLSYDYSKETIFWPTASPFILDTVSVGMTEKGYYYSSYGFCTDEHGGTHIDAPIHFAQGGRTVDQLPLSQLIGPSVKIDVSPQALANKDYLVSIQDFTQWESVHGKIPEGSIVLLQTGYSRYWPDRLQYLGTDKTGNEGVSQLHFPGLDPKAAQWLVTQRKIKAIGIDTASIDYGQSQEFSSHVTLMKANIPAFENLASLDQVPTLGAHIVALPMKIKGGSGGPLRIIAFIPD, from the coding sequence ATGAAACGCAAACTATCCTGGTTGCTGATACTATCCTGCTTTGCAAGCGTAGGTTGCTCCACTAAGCAAGCTGCTTTTCCGGCAGGAAAATGGGTTGACTTATCCTATGACTATTCTAAAGAAACCATCTTCTGGCCCACCGCTTCACCATTTATACTGGATACGGTTTCTGTAGGAATGACAGAAAAAGGCTATTATTATTCCTCTTATGGTTTTTGTACGGATGAGCATGGAGGTACCCATATTGATGCGCCAATACATTTTGCTCAGGGTGGGCGCACCGTTGACCAGCTTCCGCTTTCCCAGTTGATCGGCCCTTCTGTGAAAATAGATGTTTCTCCACAAGCATTAGCCAATAAAGATTATCTGGTGAGCATTCAGGATTTTACCCAATGGGAATCCGTTCATGGGAAGATTCCTGAGGGAAGTATTGTACTGTTGCAAACCGGCTATAGCCGATACTGGCCTGACCGCCTGCAATACCTGGGAACAGATAAAACCGGAAACGAAGGGGTTTCCCAGCTGCATTTTCCAGGATTAGATCCTAAGGCGGCTCAATGGCTGGTAACACAACGAAAAATCAAGGCGATTGGAATAGATACTGCCAGCATAGATTATGGGCAATCCCAGGAATTTAGTAGTCATGTAACGTTAATGAAAGCGAATATTCCTGCCTTCGAGAATCTGGCCAGTCTGGATCAGGTACCAACGCTTGGTGCACATATTGTTGCATTGCCTATGAAAATTAAAGGGGGCAGTGGCGGCCCCTTACGCATTATCGCATTTATACCTGATTAA
- a CDS encoding BRCT domain-containing protein, which translates to MNRIEELRNLLTTYNEAYRKGNALISDAAYDTLVDELETLSPNDPFLNKVGISISDEDPRKQKLPIVMASMNKVKTVDDIFKWMRLKHISEDTIMVLTPKLDGMSFCVEENTCSAWTRGDGKFGQRSDEHYKLIMKGNNRCGTEENPFRDMITFGEVLMQREVFATKWAEQFENPRNTVAGALNNKVPVAILNDMDYIRYGLVSKGSNITFRSKSEQLAYLNKHGQHPISYVTVKGGELTEGYLKDLFASWNKEYELDGVIIEVDSLQEQQGIGRETSTNNPAYARAYKGNFEEVKQTIVKSILWNVSKQGLLKPIVQVEPIRLDGVTVSQVTANNAKFVEDMKLGEGALLQVKRSGMVIPLIVSVDKPAQKIEIPTCCPSCKTEDLAWNENKVELMCLNIDCPGQALQRMVAFFTILEIDNVSEGVCAQFYQAGYNTIHKVLDMTKSEMEALDRFGKRKAEIVYNSIHSKLKAVPLSKLQHATGFFKGLGSKKLVLLEHFDKKPSLEEITAITGFSQLSATAYLEAYDKFFNFIVGLPLTIEKTEKKQATSNELAGASFCFTGVRRKDLEEQIVSKGGTIASGVSQNLSYLVMKEKGSGSSKETKALSLGVKLLTVEELEAMLIALHQE; encoded by the coding sequence ATGAACAGAATTGAAGAACTCAGAAATTTATTGACTACTTATAATGAAGCGTATAGAAAAGGCAATGCCTTAATTTCTGATGCTGCCTACGACACCTTAGTGGATGAACTGGAAACGCTTTCGCCCAATGATCCATTTCTGAATAAAGTAGGCATTTCTATTTCTGATGAAGATCCCCGTAAACAAAAGCTGCCCATTGTAATGGCTTCCATGAACAAAGTAAAAACCGTGGATGATATATTTAAATGGATGCGCTTAAAACATATTTCCGAAGATACCATTATGGTATTAACGCCCAAACTGGATGGCATGTCGTTTTGCGTGGAGGAAAATACCTGTTCTGCCTGGACCAGAGGGGATGGAAAATTTGGGCAGCGCTCAGATGAGCATTATAAACTCATTATGAAAGGAAACAACAGGTGTGGCACTGAAGAAAACCCTTTTCGGGACATGATCACCTTTGGAGAAGTGTTAATGCAACGGGAAGTATTCGCTACCAAGTGGGCGGAACAGTTTGAAAATCCAAGAAATACGGTGGCAGGAGCCTTGAACAATAAAGTGCCTGTAGCTATTCTCAACGACATGGATTATATCCGGTATGGATTGGTCTCAAAGGGCAGTAACATCACTTTTCGCTCAAAATCAGAGCAATTAGCCTATCTGAACAAACACGGGCAGCATCCTATTTCGTATGTTACTGTAAAGGGTGGCGAATTAACGGAAGGATACTTAAAGGACCTGTTTGCCTCCTGGAACAAGGAATATGAATTAGATGGCGTCATCATTGAGGTAGACTCTTTACAGGAACAACAAGGGATAGGTCGGGAAACCTCCACCAATAATCCGGCTTATGCCAGAGCCTACAAAGGTAATTTTGAGGAAGTAAAACAAACAATTGTAAAAAGCATTCTCTGGAATGTATCCAAGCAGGGCTTATTAAAACCCATTGTACAAGTGGAGCCTATCCGGCTGGATGGCGTAACCGTTTCGCAGGTAACAGCAAATAACGCCAAGTTTGTAGAAGACATGAAGCTGGGGGAAGGAGCGCTGTTGCAGGTAAAACGTTCTGGTATGGTAATTCCCCTGATTGTTTCGGTAGATAAACCGGCCCAGAAAATAGAAATACCCACCTGCTGTCCTTCCTGTAAAACCGAAGATCTGGCCTGGAATGAAAACAAGGTAGAACTCATGTGTCTGAACATAGACTGTCCCGGACAGGCTTTACAGCGGATGGTTGCCTTTTTTACTATTCTGGAAATAGATAACGTGAGTGAAGGGGTATGTGCCCAGTTTTACCAGGCCGGGTACAATACCATTCATAAGGTGCTTGATATGACCAAAAGTGAAATGGAAGCCTTAGACAGGTTTGGCAAGCGTAAAGCAGAAATTGTGTATAACTCCATTCATTCCAAATTAAAAGCCGTGCCTTTGTCTAAATTGCAACATGCCACCGGTTTTTTCAAAGGATTAGGCTCTAAAAAACTCGTGCTGCTAGAACATTTCGATAAAAAACCAAGCCTGGAGGAAATTACAGCCATTACCGGATTTTCCCAGCTTTCGGCTACAGCCTACCTGGAGGCCTATGATAAGTTTTTTAATTTCATTGTAGGTTTACCTCTCACCATAGAAAAGACTGAAAAGAAACAGGCAACTTCCAATGAGCTGGCCGGTGCCTCTTTTTGTTTTACTGGCGTACGGAGAAAAGATCTGGAAGAGCAGATTGTATCGAAAGGAGGAACTATTGCCTCTGGTGTTTCGCAAAACCTCTCCTATTTGGTGATGAAAGAGAAAGGCAGTGGCAGTTCTAAAGAAACAAAAGCCCTTTCATTAGGAGTAAAACTTCTTACCGTAGAAGAACTGGAAGCTATGTTAATTGCCTTACATCAAGAATAA
- a CDS encoding MCP four helix bundle domain-containing protein — translation MKWIFALKEKIKMAFILIFIAGVIILFNVLMKSNVSGLEASMKSIYSDRLVAGATISTIIELNYQNHLQLEEHIHTTSAEKYSMLEAGIRRNNKEADSLLTAFKKTVLVAQEKEALDEFVQTNLMYRKFQNDMLGLSREGDKTSMYDQYLQKGNRLFQQWLIPAHQLSRIQISVGEDIYKASQLKIHGAQVISTVEAALVIVMLAGSYALMIASNTIINKPQKFWLN, via the coding sequence ATGAAATGGATATTTGCATTGAAAGAGAAAATTAAAATGGCTTTCATATTAATTTTTATTGCCGGCGTAATTATTCTATTTAATGTATTGATGAAAAGCAATGTGTCCGGCTTGGAAGCATCTATGAAATCTATTTATAGCGATCGCCTGGTGGCCGGGGCTACTATATCAACTATTATAGAACTCAATTATCAGAATCATTTACAGCTGGAAGAACACATTCATACAACCAGTGCTGAAAAATATAGCATGCTGGAAGCAGGGATCAGGCGTAATAACAAAGAAGCAGATTCCTTACTCACAGCATTTAAAAAAACCGTATTGGTAGCTCAGGAGAAAGAAGCATTGGATGAGTTTGTACAGACAAATCTAATGTACAGAAAATTTCAAAATGATATGCTGGGCTTAAGCCGCGAAGGTGATAAAACAAGCATGTATGATCAATACCTTCAAAAAGGCAATAGGTTGTTTCAACAATGGCTAATCCCGGCACATCAACTCTCCAGAATACAGATTTCAGTAGGGGAGGATATTTACAAAGCTTCTCAACTTAAGATTCACGGTGCACAGGTGATATCAACGGTAGAAGCAGCTTTGGTAATTGTGATGTTAGCAGGAAGCTATGCATTGATGATCGCTTCCAACACCATCATAAATAAACCGCAGAAATTCTGGCTGAATTAA
- the rnk gene encoding nucleoside diphosphate kinase regulator, with protein sequence MSGIMQKEIILSKLDSQRLRERISLTKTTKESYALLNEISKAVIVEPQEIPADVVTMNSIVQFQYSKKAWEMQIVYPEDADIQKNKVSIFAPIAAALIGYKKGDVVDWSVPGGSIQLEILNIIYQPEAAGDFHL encoded by the coding sequence ATGTCAGGTATTATGCAAAAGGAAATCATTTTAAGTAAACTCGATTCTCAACGGTTACGGGAGCGAATTTCATTAACAAAAACTACTAAAGAATCTTATGCTTTGCTCAATGAGATTAGTAAAGCAGTAATTGTTGAACCACAAGAGATACCTGCTGATGTAGTTACTATGAATTCAATTGTGCAATTTCAATATTCTAAGAAGGCCTGGGAAATGCAGATTGTGTACCCGGAAGACGCTGATATTCAAAAAAACAAGGTTTCCATCTTTGCTCCGATTGCTGCGGCACTGATCGGCTACAAAAAAGGCGATGTTGTGGATTGGAGTGTGCCTGGAGGAAGCATACAATTAGAAATTCTTAATATTATTTACCAGCCCGAAGCAGCAGGAGATTTTCATCTCTAG
- a CDS encoding trans-sulfuration enzyme family protein, giving the protein MEEKLSKETLCIHAGSELIPHSQSVVTPVYPASSYKYRETTENTYPRYFNTINQKVIVEKLCALEGAQDGILFSSGMAAISTTLFALLQQGDHVVFCKGLYGGTYHLVTSEFEKRGIQFSFAADHSTEAFSAILTPHTKVIYIETPSNPLLEILDIQAISQLAKKKAIITVIDNTFASPINQNPISLGFDVVIHSGTKYLGGHSDLCFGAVVTSSVLKERIYALAVNYGGSINALDCYLIERSLKTLAVRVEKHNENAMILASFLQELPEVKNVYYPGLKSHPGHEIASAQMHGFGGMLSFELATNSLTQVDLFLDKLRFIQPAMSLGGVESLICSPATTSHATLSQQERQEIGISDGLLRFSVGIENSQDLIKDLKSAFRSLSVLAHVR; this is encoded by the coding sequence ATGGAAGAAAAATTATCAAAAGAAACTTTATGTATACATGCCGGCAGTGAATTAATACCTCATTCACAAAGTGTAGTTACACCTGTCTATCCGGCTTCGTCCTATAAGTACAGAGAAACCACAGAAAATACCTATCCCAGATATTTTAATACCATCAACCAGAAAGTGATTGTCGAAAAACTTTGTGCCTTAGAAGGTGCGCAGGATGGTATTCTGTTTAGTTCAGGGATGGCTGCGATCAGTACTACTTTGTTTGCGCTCTTACAACAAGGCGACCATGTAGTATTCTGTAAGGGTTTATATGGCGGCACCTATCACCTGGTTACCAGTGAGTTTGAGAAAAGGGGGATTCAGTTCAGTTTTGCTGCGGATCATTCCACAGAGGCGTTCTCAGCAATACTTACTCCTCACACCAAAGTAATTTACATAGAAACGCCTTCTAATCCCTTATTAGAAATTTTAGATATACAGGCTATCAGCCAGCTGGCTAAAAAGAAGGCCATCATTACCGTTATTGACAATACATTTGCCAGCCCGATTAACCAGAATCCTATCAGCCTGGGTTTTGATGTAGTGATTCACAGTGGAACAAAATACCTGGGAGGGCACAGTGACTTATGTTTTGGGGCAGTGGTTACTTCTTCTGTCTTAAAAGAGCGTATTTATGCACTTGCCGTTAATTATGGAGGAAGTATAAATGCCCTGGATTGCTACCTGATCGAAAGAAGCTTAAAAACCCTGGCTGTCCGTGTAGAAAAGCATAACGAAAATGCAATGATTCTTGCCAGTTTCCTGCAGGAACTGCCTGAAGTAAAGAATGTATATTATCCCGGATTAAAGAGCCATCCCGGACATGAAATTGCCAGTGCACAAATGCACGGGTTTGGAGGGATGCTCTCTTTTGAACTGGCTACAAATAGTTTAACTCAGGTAGACCTGTTTCTGGATAAGCTCCGGTTTATACAGCCTGCTATGAGTTTGGGAGGCGTAGAAAGCCTTATTTGTTCGCCTGCTACCACTTCACACGCCACCTTATCCCAACAAGAACGGCAGGAAATAGGTATTAGTGATGGCCTACTCCGGTTTTCAGTAGGGATTGAAAATAGCCAGGATCTTATAAAGGATTTAAAATCTGCCTTTAGAAGTTTGTCTGTGCTAGCCCATGTGAGATAA
- a CDS encoding cytochrome-c peroxidase, with protein MTTIAIIACNREKAQSADEVDTAEAILEEVSALPETFISPEDNPATPQKIELGRLLFYDPILSGAKDVACASCHHPEYGYAESQEVSIGVNGIGLGEMRTFKQPNTIPFGRRNAHTILNTAFNGIDPEGNYDPQKAPMFWDLRVESLENQSLEPIKNLEEMRGHSFQAEVTLDTVVNRLRSIPAYKQLFSEVFTDTEAITAINISKALAAFERSLLANNSRFDQYMRGDEAVLSSLEKEGFTAFLKSGCATCHNGPMFSDFKLHVLGVVDNEKVKVSDAGANNTYAFRTPTLRNLRYTDPYMHSGKLKTLRQVLEFYEDMAGKEPPNPHVTREQLDPLAKKMRLRFKDMQAIEAFLNSLNDDTFDRKIPDSVPSGLKVGGNID; from the coding sequence GTGACAACGATAGCCATTATTGCTTGCAACAGAGAGAAAGCGCAGTCGGCTGATGAAGTGGATACAGCAGAAGCCATTCTGGAAGAGGTAAGTGCTTTACCGGAAACCTTTATTTCTCCGGAAGATAACCCGGCTACTCCCCAAAAAATTGAATTAGGCAGATTGCTTTTCTACGATCCTATCTTATCAGGTGCAAAAGATGTGGCCTGTGCTTCCTGCCATCATCCGGAGTATGGCTATGCCGAAAGCCAGGAAGTATCCATTGGCGTAAATGGCATAGGTCTGGGAGAAATGCGCACATTTAAGCAACCCAATACCATCCCTTTTGGCCGGCGTAATGCCCATACTATTCTGAATACCGCTTTTAACGGAATAGATCCCGAAGGGAACTATGATCCCCAAAAGGCACCTATGTTCTGGGATCTGCGGGTGGAAAGCCTGGAAAACCAATCGCTGGAGCCTATCAAAAACCTGGAAGAAATGCGTGGACATTCCTTTCAAGCCGAGGTAACACTGGATACGGTAGTAAACCGGCTTCGCAGCATTCCAGCCTACAAACAATTATTTAGCGAAGTATTTACTGATACCGAAGCCATTACAGCCATCAATATCAGCAAAGCATTGGCTGCTTTTGAGCGTTCGCTGCTGGCTAACAATTCCCGTTTTGACCAGTATATGCGGGGAGATGAAGCAGTTTTATCTTCCCTGGAAAAAGAAGGGTTTACGGCATTTCTCAAATCAGGGTGTGCCACATGCCATAACGGCCCTATGTTTTCTGACTTTAAACTGCATGTATTAGGAGTAGTTGATAATGAGAAGGTAAAAGTATCTGATGCCGGTGCCAATAATACCTATGCTTTCCGCACACCCACCTTGCGTAACTTGCGTTATACTGACCCTTATATGCACAGTGGTAAGCTGAAAACACTCAGGCAAGTACTGGAGTTTTACGAAGATATGGCCGGCAAAGAGCCACCAAATCCCCATGTCACCCGTGAACAGTTAGATCCGCTGGCAAAAAAAATGAGGCTCAGATTTAAAGATATGCAAGCCATTGAAGCTTTCCTTAATTCACTGAATGATGATACATTTGACCGCAAAATTCCTGACAGTGTACCTAGTGGCTTAAAAGTGGGTGGGAATATTGACTAA